A section of the Flaviflexus equikiangi genome encodes:
- a CDS encoding alpha/beta fold hydrolase, with translation MARETDSYRIASDTYLDHRMTVPLDHAGGLTETITVFAREIVRDGQEKSPRLVFFQGGPGSPAPRPAPLGGWIEWALGRYRVVLIDQRGTGASHPIDARVVKARGDVQAQADFLSYFRADSIIADAEALRRDLQGDEPWHVLGQSYGGFVNTAYLSQAPEGLASVMITAGLPSVTKHAIETYRLTWPSTERRNGDMYDTFPGLRERVWDVAVHLENHDERLVTGERLTPARLRMLGMVLGFSYGPQTLHFLFEDPFIRVNGELALNSRFLLQASERLSFAGNPIYGILHESIYAGTVPGGTRWAAHRARDEFPQFAIPGSEQSPFSTEREARQAGAEFLFSGEHVFPWQMVEDPALSPIAEAVNVVAEREFDSLYDLDVLAANRVPASGWVYWDDMFVPASLSLETADLINGFTPILTNDYHHDGLRVDGARLLERMHTLNHQKLSTAR, from the coding sequence ATGGCACGTGAGACAGACAGCTACCGCATCGCATCCGACACCTACCTTGACCACCGCATGACGGTGCCCCTCGACCATGCGGGCGGATTGACCGAGACGATCACGGTGTTCGCGCGCGAGATCGTGCGCGACGGCCAGGAGAAGTCTCCCCGTCTCGTCTTCTTCCAGGGAGGGCCGGGATCGCCGGCCCCGCGTCCCGCCCCGCTGGGTGGATGGATCGAGTGGGCTCTCGGGCGCTACCGCGTCGTCCTCATCGATCAGAGAGGCACCGGAGCATCTCATCCGATCGATGCTCGGGTTGTAAAGGCCCGGGGTGACGTGCAGGCGCAGGCTGATTTCCTGTCGTACTTCCGGGCAGATTCGATCATCGCAGACGCAGAAGCTCTTCGCCGTGATCTGCAGGGCGATGAGCCGTGGCACGTGCTGGGGCAGTCGTATGGCGGGTTCGTCAACACCGCCTACCTCTCCCAGGCGCCCGAGGGCCTGGCGTCCGTCATGATCACAGCCGGCCTGCCGTCGGTGACGAAACATGCGATTGAAACCTATCGGCTGACCTGGCCATCGACAGAGAGACGAAACGGCGACATGTACGACACGTTCCCGGGACTGCGGGAACGAGTCTGGGATGTTGCCGTCCACCTCGAGAACCACGACGAACGCCTCGTGACGGGCGAACGGTTGACCCCTGCTCGGCTCCGCATGCTCGGCATGGTGCTCGGCTTCTCCTACGGCCCGCAGACCCTGCACTTCCTCTTCGAGGACCCCTTCATCCGCGTGAACGGCGAGCTCGCACTGAACTCCCGGTTCCTCCTTCAGGCATCGGAGCGGCTCTCGTTCGCGGGCAACCCGATCTACGGGATCCTCCACGAGTCGATCTATGCGGGAACGGTGCCGGGGGGAACGCGATGGGCGGCGCACCGAGCCCGCGACGAGTTTCCGCAGTTCGCGATCCCGGGATCAGAACAGTCCCCGTTCTCAACAGAGCGGGAGGCGAGACAGGCAGGCGCGGAGTTCCTCTTCTCCGGCGAGCACGTGTTCCCGTGGCAGATGGTGGAGGACCCGGCGCTCTCGCCGATCGCGGAGGCCGTGAACGTTGTCGCCGAACGCGAGTTCGACTCGCTCTATGATCTCGACGTGCTGGCCGCCAACCGCGTGCCAGCATCGGGATGGGTGTATTGGGACGACATGTTCGTCCCGGCGTCCCTGTCGCTCGAGACAGCGGATCTCATCAACGGCTTCACCCCCATCCTGACGAACGATTATCACCACGATGGTCTTCGCGTCGACGGCGCACGCCTGCTCGAACGAATGCATACCCTCAACCATCAGAAGCTCTCGACCGCGCGGTAA
- a CDS encoding phosphotransferase has product MNISQEIVNDLVLSVPDNLTAEDPPAQIREDGCAPAYRWGARLLLFPSREEDVERLERAHRWTAEATALLRDAHIAVPTPRYRGEPSKIWPHPWYVTDAVGGRPLHTVEPDGRGRIARDLAVAVAVLHVDAPPSAPDIPPLSPWDAKIERDAVRGADRLTEMIELGARVPPWQGNPVWCHGNLNPATIAVHDTSLSGLIDFGALGRGDPAVDYAAFFLCFTPSQREDARVILRTIGAPDDDDLWIRARAWAARTALTLLASHQPDMSVVGRQACELVLESA; this is encoded by the coding sequence ATGAACATCTCACAGGAGATCGTCAACGACTTGGTTCTGTCCGTGCCCGACAACCTCACGGCAGAGGATCCTCCGGCACAGATCCGGGAGGATGGGTGTGCTCCCGCCTATCGATGGGGAGCTCGCCTTCTCCTCTTCCCCTCCCGCGAGGAGGACGTGGAGCGCTTGGAGCGCGCACACCGGTGGACTGCCGAGGCGACGGCGCTGCTGCGCGATGCTCATATCGCAGTTCCGACCCCCCGCTACCGGGGGGAACCGAGTAAGATCTGGCCCCACCCGTGGTACGTCACCGATGCCGTTGGGGGGCGCCCACTCCACACGGTCGAGCCTGACGGGCGTGGGCGGATAGCCCGAGATCTGGCTGTCGCTGTCGCGGTCCTTCACGTGGATGCCCCGCCCTCCGCCCCGGACATCCCGCCGCTGAGTCCATGGGACGCGAAAATTGAGAGGGATGCGGTGCGGGGCGCCGACAGGCTGACAGAAATGATCGAGCTGGGAGCCAGGGTCCCGCCCTGGCAGGGCAACCCGGTCTGGTGCCACGGCAACCTCAATCCCGCCACCATCGCGGTCCACGACACGTCGCTATCCGGATTGATCGACTTCGGGGCCCTCGGACGAGGCGATCCCGCCGTTGACTACGCCGCATTCTTCCTCTGCTTCACCCCATCGCAGCGGGAGGATGCCAGGGTGATCCTTCGGACCATCGGTGCACCAGATGATGACGACTTGTGGATCCGTGCCCGTGCATGGGCGGCACGGACGGCTCTCACCCTCCTCGCATCCCACCAACCAGACATGTCCGTCGTGGGAAGGCAGGCTTGTGAACTCGTTCTCGAGTCTGCGTGA
- a CDS encoding DEAD/DEAH box helicase, with amino-acid sequence MGDTIAQLIRDLTDDDLIALFDGPTVERGRSYYREGRVESVSDSSGLVARVRGNGRSYLVLIDDVEPFIGRCTCPVGTYCKHMVATLFALGAGGDLGWRGLLTAITATQEKRGASLALGLGTRNEGVPLSPFRRTGEHWVAVPWPDLTNNNWQSTTAGLDEKQVTVLRHLHRSARRSRPWNSPSDILLSDLGAEGLSFLRQVTHSGAVLLDPDMQRLDVVEEPWPVRLEIEGHSDLVVQPVASRPDGVRALVLPGVVPAIALSRGHVAPVDPVMPVQIQSMMASKGSLHVAAEERLEFEATFVPALGQVEILSPDGSFTPTLFSEPRLHLHVARPAGLSLLLTWKQSRAVPGHDSLVTDHLDVGLLAEDVSFVYGVWREAGLPDIHIPSPTQVGPEFLGVFRDVIVPTLENHGIGVTFAGRGDIQLVSAAPELKVNAASERDWLDLALTVSIEGHDVPLPVLYPALVGGQPYLEFGSILIKLGEEFDHLRALLREAAMLGRIRGTTISVPAAQAHALSIPEELLDGVLADRLAALHSLGEPVPVPAGLTATLRPYQEVGYSWLVRLAEASYGGILADDMGLGKTLQILSTIARLKETGRLAAPVLIVAPTSVVSTWANEAARFTPGLNVRAVTATRRKRAERLRDMMDADIIVTSYTLLRLEGDDYEDIRWAGLVLDEAQAVKNPRTIGYRVLLMLVRDWTFVVTGTPVENTIGDLGALFALSSPGLLPGPDGFSERFRRPIERNGDPAARAMLHKLTRPFLMRRRKSDVATDLPEKMSTILSVPMDEGHRERYSKQLERERQEVLGLIRDPDGNRMSILASLTRLRRLAIDPGLLEDRQEPSAKTQVLLEHLDSLLPSGHQVLVFSQFTSYLSRIASELEKAKIPYAYLDGSTRNRDRVISSFKSGEKPVFLISLKAGGVGLTLIEADYVFVMDPWWNPAAEEQAIDRAHRIGQDKHVHVYRLASADTIEEKVLALQERKRMLADIVDAGAGSPITPDDIRALLED; translated from the coding sequence ATGGGTGACACGATAGCGCAGCTGATCCGGGATCTGACGGACGACGATCTCATCGCCCTCTTTGACGGACCGACAGTGGAGCGGGGGCGCAGCTACTATCGGGAGGGACGAGTCGAATCCGTGTCGGATAGCAGCGGCCTCGTCGCGAGGGTGCGCGGCAATGGCCGCTCGTATCTCGTCCTGATCGACGACGTCGAGCCCTTCATCGGGCGCTGCACCTGCCCAGTCGGCACCTACTGCAAGCATATGGTCGCGACACTGTTCGCTCTCGGCGCGGGAGGGGACCTCGGCTGGCGGGGGCTGCTGACTGCGATCACAGCAACCCAAGAGAAGCGGGGTGCCAGTCTCGCTCTGGGTCTCGGCACGAGGAATGAAGGGGTGCCGCTGAGCCCGTTCCGCAGAACGGGCGAGCACTGGGTGGCGGTACCGTGGCCGGACCTGACGAACAACAACTGGCAGTCCACGACCGCTGGCCTCGATGAGAAGCAGGTGACAGTCCTCCGTCACCTCCACCGCTCCGCGCGACGCAGCCGCCCATGGAACTCGCCCTCCGACATCCTCCTGTCCGATCTCGGTGCGGAGGGGCTTTCCTTCCTCCGCCAGGTCACCCACTCGGGCGCCGTTCTCCTCGACCCGGACATGCAGAGACTGGACGTGGTGGAGGAGCCATGGCCGGTCAGGCTGGAGATCGAAGGGCATTCAGACCTTGTCGTCCAGCCGGTTGCGAGCAGGCCCGATGGTGTTCGTGCCCTCGTCCTTCCCGGGGTTGTTCCCGCCATTGCGCTGTCTCGCGGACATGTGGCCCCTGTCGACCCGGTGATGCCGGTCCAGATCCAGTCGATGATGGCATCGAAGGGAAGCCTGCACGTGGCGGCGGAGGAGAGGCTCGAGTTCGAGGCAACCTTCGTCCCCGCCCTGGGGCAGGTCGAGATCCTGTCTCCCGACGGATCTTTCACACCCACACTGTTCTCCGAGCCCCGTCTCCATCTGCACGTGGCGCGACCCGCCGGGCTGTCCCTCCTCCTCACGTGGAAACAGTCCCGAGCCGTCCCCGGCCACGACAGTCTCGTCACCGATCATCTCGACGTCGGTCTCCTGGCAGAGGATGTCTCATTCGTCTACGGGGTGTGGCGGGAGGCAGGCCTCCCGGACATTCACATTCCGTCGCCCACGCAGGTCGGACCCGAGTTCCTCGGCGTCTTCCGCGACGTCATTGTCCCCACACTGGAGAACCACGGCATCGGGGTGACATTTGCTGGCCGCGGCGATATTCAGCTGGTGAGCGCCGCCCCCGAGCTCAAGGTGAACGCCGCCAGTGAACGCGACTGGCTCGATCTTGCGCTGACGGTCAGCATCGAGGGGCATGACGTGCCACTCCCCGTCCTCTACCCCGCCCTCGTCGGCGGGCAGCCATATCTGGAGTTCGGCAGCATCCTCATCAAACTGGGGGAGGAGTTCGATCATCTTCGCGCACTGCTGCGTGAGGCCGCCATGCTCGGCCGGATCCGGGGGACGACGATCAGCGTCCCGGCAGCCCAAGCGCATGCCCTGAGCATTCCGGAAGAGCTGCTCGACGGAGTGCTGGCCGACAGGCTGGCGGCCTTGCACAGTTTGGGGGAGCCCGTGCCCGTGCCGGCTGGGCTCACGGCCACGCTGCGGCCCTACCAGGAGGTCGGCTACTCGTGGCTGGTGCGCCTCGCGGAGGCCTCCTACGGCGGGATACTCGCCGATGACATGGGCCTGGGCAAGACTCTCCAAATCCTCTCCACGATCGCACGCCTGAAAGAAACGGGGCGCCTCGCGGCACCTGTCCTCATCGTTGCCCCAACCTCTGTCGTCTCCACGTGGGCAAACGAAGCCGCCCGGTTCACTCCAGGACTGAACGTCCGCGCCGTCACGGCGACCAGGAGGAAGCGCGCAGAGCGGCTCCGGGACATGATGGATGCGGACATTATCGTCACCTCCTATACGCTCCTCCGGCTTGAGGGCGATGATTACGAAGACATTCGGTGGGCGGGACTTGTGCTCGACGAGGCGCAGGCAGTGAAGAATCCCCGCACGATCGGATATCGTGTTCTGCTCATGCTGGTGCGCGACTGGACGTTCGTCGTGACCGGCACCCCGGTGGAGAACACGATCGGTGACCTGGGCGCGCTCTTCGCCCTCTCATCCCCCGGCCTGCTGCCAGGGCCCGATGGATTCTCGGAGAGGTTCCGCCGGCCCATTGAACGCAACGGGGATCCGGCCGCCCGTGCCATGCTCCACAAGCTCACGCGCCCCTTCCTCATGAGGAGGCGGAAGAGCGATGTGGCGACGGACCTCCCGGAGAAGATGTCCACGATTCTCTCTGTGCCGATGGATGAGGGGCACCGTGAGCGGTACTCGAAACAGTTGGAGAGGGAACGCCAGGAAGTCCTCGGTCTCATCCGGGACCCGGACGGCAACCGCATGTCGATCCTTGCCTCGCTCACTCGGCTGCGTCGTCTCGCGATCGACCCGGGGCTTCTCGAGGATCGGCAGGAGCCCTCCGCCAAGACGCAGGTTCTTCTCGAGCATCTCGATTCCCTCCTCCCCTCAGGCCATCAGGTCCTCGTCTTCTCGCAGTTCACGAGCTATCTCTCGAGAATCGCGTCCGAGTTGGAGAAGGCGAAGATCCCCTACGCTTATCTGGACGGATCGACACGGAACAGGGATCGGGTGATCTCTTCGTTCAAGTCAGGAGAGAAACCGGTCTTCCTCATCTCCCTCAAGGCCGGCGGCGTCGGCCTCACACTCATCGAGGCCGACTATGTCTTCGTCATGGATCCCTGGTGGAATCCTGCCGCGGAGGAGCAGGCGATCGACCGAGCCCACCGCATTGGACAGGACAAGCACGTCCACGTCTATCGCCTGGCATCTGCCGACACGATCGAGGAAAAGGTTCTCGCGCTGCAGGAGCGCAAGCGGATGCTCGCGGACATCGTCGATGCTGGGGCAGGATCGCCCATCACGCCCGACGATATTCGAGCACTGCTCGAGGACTGA
- a CDS encoding 1-acyl-sn-glycerol-3-phosphate acyltransferase, with protein MISKAIKRGFAKLVIAVIPWTVKVEQWPEKSIIIGAPHTSNLDAAVMALIMWREGRSFNFLVKDEVMKYPVLKSIVRWLGGIPVNRRESTGVTTSVARAVATSETFTLCITPKGTRSKRDFWKSGFYRMAYENKLPITFGYVDASTKVFGTGPTFEPTWDIKADMEVIRAFYAGKTGFNPEKTSVPRLRAEEDPEAAAYLLRPIADEPLS; from the coding sequence GTGATCAGTAAAGCAATCAAGCGCGGCTTCGCGAAACTCGTTATCGCAGTCATCCCCTGGACTGTCAAGGTCGAGCAGTGGCCCGAGAAGTCGATCATCATCGGAGCCCCGCACACGTCGAACCTCGACGCTGCGGTGATGGCTCTGATTATGTGGCGCGAAGGCCGGTCCTTCAACTTCCTCGTCAAAGACGAGGTCATGAAGTACCCGGTGTTGAAGTCGATCGTTCGATGGCTGGGCGGCATTCCCGTCAACCGCCGCGAGTCGACCGGGGTCACGACGAGCGTGGCACGGGCCGTGGCGACGTCCGAGACATTCACCCTCTGCATCACACCCAAGGGCACCCGATCGAAGCGTGACTTCTGGAAGTCCGGTTTCTATCGAATGGCGTACGAGAACAAGCTTCCCATCACCTTCGGCTATGTCGACGCCTCGACGAAGGTCTTCGGCACAGGCCCCACCTTCGAACCGACGTGGGATATCAAGGCTGATATGGAGGTCATCCGCGCGTTCTATGCCGGGAAGACGGGCTTCAATCCCGAGAAGACCTCCGTTCCCAGGCTGCGGGCAGAAGAGGACCCGGAGGCCGCCGCCTACCTGCTCCGCCCTATCGCGGACGAACCGCTCTCGTAG
- a CDS encoding antibiotic biosynthesis monooxygenase family protein — MTVIKINAIDVPLEAGDTLAERFAPRVRSMEGIPGSEGFELFRPEDGRTTWLVVTRWSDEESFDAWRNSQAFRESHTRANGVKPVGTKSEIWNYSVAVRSDQ, encoded by the coding sequence ATGACCGTCATCAAAATCAATGCCATCGATGTTCCCCTCGAGGCTGGAGACACCCTTGCCGAGCGTTTCGCCCCTCGCGTGCGCTCCATGGAGGGGATTCCCGGCTCTGAGGGCTTCGAGCTCTTCCGGCCGGAAGATGGTCGCACCACGTGGCTGGTCGTCACCCGGTGGAGCGATGAGGAGTCATTCGATGCGTGGCGCAACTCGCAGGCCTTCCGCGAGAGCCACACGCGTGCGAACGGCGTGAAGCCTGTGGGCACGAAATCCGAAATTTGGAACTATTCAGTAGCGGTGAGAAGTGATCAGTAA
- a CDS encoding DsbA family protein — MTLDPRLTAGQDSPPAGRSRGLLVTVAILFVTVIVLVVALVLALGDGGPQDGAAPDESTSAPEAESSPTSPAALSPEETVALLMAQQRRDPDDPYALGDVDADIVIVQYADYRCGYCALWHVEVAPALDPYIESGQVRFEYRDHPVLGDASVYAALAARAAGQQGLFWEYGDALYRDAYDGLDPAYDRSYFLEVAERVGVADLEAFEGALTDSDVLGDIMASRDEALSLNITGTPTFIVHDTLVPGALGTDQFLELVELRLP, encoded by the coding sequence GTGACTCTCGACCCCCGGCTCACCGCTGGGCAGGATTCGCCTCCCGCCGGCAGGAGCCGGGGGTTACTCGTCACCGTCGCGATCCTCTTCGTCACGGTGATCGTGCTGGTTGTCGCGCTTGTCCTCGCGCTGGGCGATGGCGGCCCGCAGGACGGAGCGGCCCCTGATGAGTCGACGTCCGCACCCGAAGCCGAATCGTCTCCGACGAGCCCTGCCGCTCTCAGTCCCGAGGAGACGGTGGCGCTCCTCATGGCGCAGCAGCGTAGGGATCCGGACGATCCCTACGCCCTCGGCGACGTCGACGCGGATATCGTGATCGTCCAATACGCCGACTACCGCTGCGGGTACTGCGCTCTGTGGCACGTCGAGGTGGCGCCTGCTCTCGATCCGTATATCGAATCGGGTCAGGTTCGCTTCGAGTACCGTGATCATCCGGTTCTGGGAGATGCCTCCGTCTATGCCGCCCTTGCAGCAAGAGCTGCGGGGCAGCAGGGCCTCTTCTGGGAATACGGGGACGCTCTCTACAGAGACGCCTACGACGGCTTGGACCCCGCCTATGACCGCAGTTATTTCCTTGAGGTGGCGGAGCGTGTCGGCGTGGCCGACCTCGAGGCCTTCGAGGGTGCCTTGACGGACTCGGACGTGCTCGGCGACATCATGGCATCACGCGACGAGGCCCTGTCTCTCAACATCACCGGCACCCCCACGTTTATCGTCCACGACACACTGGTGCCAGGGGCCCTCGGTACGGACCAATTCCTTGAACTCGTGGAACTTAGGTTACCCTAA
- a CDS encoding pyridoxal-phosphate dependent enzyme → MTDLPTFEDVAAAAARIKPYTHETRVVGSRLLNRYLGVEVLIKCENQQRAGSFKSRGAFNAVLARAERGLVSKDRGIVTFSSGNHAQAMALVSYQLEIPVVVFMPTDAPKVKVDMTKSYGVEVRMYNPETDNRIEMAQQLAAERDLEIIPSFDDPDIIAGQGTAIMELIREVGHLDDVVLPVGGGGLISGSALASKVFNPNADVWGVEPENANDAQQSLAKGEVVTISAPTTIADGARVRHISELTLELMQKRVDGIITVSDDEIFTAMKLVADRLKLVAEPTGVLGLAGIKNLVASGQIERGSRVGVVLSGGNVDLDTFASCISKPDDALAQMQAWKQ, encoded by the coding sequence ATGACCGACCTGCCCACGTTCGAAGACGTCGCGGCCGCCGCGGCCCGCATCAAGCCCTACACGCACGAGACCCGTGTTGTCGGTTCTCGGCTGCTCAACCGGTATCTCGGAGTTGAGGTGCTGATCAAGTGCGAGAACCAACAGCGTGCCGGTTCGTTCAAGTCCCGCGGCGCTTTCAATGCTGTCCTGGCCCGCGCCGAGCGGGGTCTCGTCTCCAAGGATCGCGGCATCGTCACCTTCTCGTCGGGCAACCATGCGCAGGCCATGGCTCTCGTCTCCTACCAGCTGGAGATCCCCGTCGTCGTCTTCATGCCGACGGATGCTCCCAAGGTCAAGGTCGATATGACGAAGTCCTATGGGGTTGAGGTCCGCATGTACAACCCTGAGACGGACAACCGGATAGAGATGGCGCAGCAGCTCGCTGCAGAGCGGGATCTTGAGATCATCCCCTCGTTCGATGATCCGGATATCATCGCGGGCCAGGGCACGGCGATCATGGAGCTTATCCGCGAGGTCGGCCACCTCGACGATGTTGTGCTCCCTGTCGGTGGGGGCGGCCTGATCTCGGGTTCCGCTCTCGCATCGAAGGTCTTCAACCCCAACGCAGACGTGTGGGGTGTGGAACCGGAGAACGCGAACGATGCTCAGCAGTCCCTCGCGAAGGGTGAGGTCGTGACGATTTCGGCTCCCACCACGATCGCGGACGGTGCTCGTGTCCGCCACATCTCTGAGCTCACTCTCGAACTCATGCAGAAGCGCGTGGACGGGATCATCACCGTGTCCGATGACGAGATCTTCACGGCGATGAAGCTCGTGGCGGACCGCCTCAAGCTCGTTGCCGAGCCGACGGGCGTCCTCGGCCTCGCCGGCATCAAGAACCTTGTCGCCTCAGGCCAGATCGAGCGCGGTTCCCGCGTCGGCGTCGTCCTCTCGGGCGGCAACGTCGACCTGGACACCTTCGCCTCCTGCATCTCCAAGCCCGATGATGCTCTGGCGCAGATGCAGGCCTGGAAGCAGTGA
- the ilvA gene encoding threonine ammonia-lyase IlvA, which yields MPQLTGADVTAAAGRLGPMVRRTPLELSLRLSGILHGDVLLKREDLQVGRSYKVRGAYNFISTLSEEERSHGVVCASAGNHAQGVAFACRQLRIHGRVFLPSTTPRQKRRRIQDIGGPWIEQIIGGDSFDEASSAAQAFAEQSGAIYVHPFDDPRTIAGQGTVIKEVFEQASVRPRTVIVPIGGGGLAAGTAIWVRENYPDTTIIGVEPAGAPSMQVALDEGRPVKLPSVDGFVDGTAVARVGDITFPIVRDLVDRIVPVPEGAVCTEMIELYQSDGIIAEPAGALASTVVALGLVTAADGPIVCLVSGGNNDLSRYDEIIERSAVHEGLRHYFLVTFPQQPGALRHFLDDVLSEGEDIVLFEYTKKNNRETGPALVGIEIDVPTRITSLLERMEASPLVIEKLEPDTPAFSFLL from the coding sequence ATGCCACAACTAACTGGAGCAGACGTCACCGCAGCGGCGGGACGCCTCGGACCCATGGTCCGACGCACGCCGCTGGAACTGTCTCTTCGGCTCTCTGGCATCCTGCACGGGGACGTGCTGCTGAAGCGCGAAGATCTCCAGGTCGGCCGATCATACAAAGTTCGGGGCGCCTACAACTTCATTTCCACCCTCTCGGAGGAGGAGCGTTCCCACGGCGTCGTCTGCGCTTCAGCCGGCAACCACGCCCAGGGTGTGGCTTTCGCCTGCCGTCAGCTCCGGATCCACGGACGAGTCTTCCTGCCGTCCACAACACCCCGCCAGAAGCGTCGCCGCATCCAAGACATCGGCGGGCCCTGGATCGAACAGATCATCGGGGGCGATTCATTCGATGAGGCATCGTCCGCGGCCCAGGCTTTTGCCGAGCAGAGCGGCGCGATCTATGTCCATCCCTTCGACGATCCTCGGACCATTGCCGGCCAGGGCACTGTCATCAAGGAAGTCTTCGAGCAGGCCTCCGTGCGCCCACGGACCGTGATCGTTCCGATCGGGGGCGGCGGTCTCGCCGCCGGTACCGCTATCTGGGTCAGGGAGAACTATCCGGACACGACCATCATCGGCGTGGAGCCTGCAGGTGCGCCTTCCATGCAGGTGGCGTTGGATGAGGGGCGGCCCGTCAAGCTTCCATCGGTCGATGGCTTCGTCGACGGGACTGCCGTCGCACGCGTCGGCGATATCACGTTCCCGATCGTCCGCGATCTCGTCGACAGGATCGTTCCGGTGCCCGAGGGTGCCGTGTGCACGGAGATGATCGAGCTCTACCAGAGCGATGGCATCATCGCCGAACCTGCCGGGGCGCTGGCCTCGACCGTTGTCGCCCTCGGTCTCGTGACTGCCGCCGACGGTCCCATCGTCTGCCTCGTGTCGGGCGGCAACAACGATCTGTCCAGGTACGATGAGATCATTGAACGATCCGCGGTCCACGAGGGATTGCGGCACTACTTCTTGGTGACATTCCCACAGCAGCCCGGTGCTCTGCGCCATTTCTTGGACGACGTCCTGTCCGAGGGTGAAGACATCGTCCTGTTCGAATACACCAAGAAGAACAACCGAGAAACGGGCCCGGCGCTCGTTGGCATCGAAATCGATGTCCCGACGCGTATCACCTCTCTGCTGGAGAGGATGGAGGCGTCACCGCTGGTAATCGAGAAGCTCGAACCGGACACCCCCGCGTTCAGTTTCCTGCTCTGA
- a CDS encoding adenylate cyclase gives MDIDPIEQIFEFERKFYVSQLPDVVQHAHHTLIIQGYVFAEDGYAIRVRVTVRDTAIDFSGFNPDVDRFGAFERRILAGLQGSLSGAWITVKSPPVSAQRYELDQQLDSAVAISILQRCPTIVIKNRHSVWLGEDGWEIDEFGGQNAGLVIAECERTGPVVNLTIPDFCETEVSSDPRFTNDYLSAQPWVGWGSAFRAELAAKGPYFEDL, from the coding sequence ATGGACATTGACCCGATTGAACAGATCTTCGAGTTTGAGCGAAAGTTCTACGTCTCCCAACTTCCGGACGTTGTTCAACACGCCCACCACACCCTCATCATCCAGGGTTACGTTTTTGCTGAGGATGGATATGCGATCCGGGTCCGTGTCACCGTTCGTGATACCGCGATCGACTTTTCGGGCTTCAACCCGGATGTCGACCGCTTCGGCGCGTTCGAACGACGCATCCTGGCAGGCCTCCAGGGCTCGCTCAGCGGCGCATGGATCACCGTGAAATCTCCGCCCGTGTCCGCGCAGCGCTACGAACTCGACCAGCAGCTCGACAGTGCCGTCGCCATCTCCATCCTCCAACGGTGCCCCACCATTGTCATCAAGAACCGCCACTCCGTGTGGCTTGGAGAGGATGGCTGGGAGATCGACGAGTTCGGTGGACAGAACGCGGGACTCGTCATCGCCGAATGTGAGCGCACAGGCCCCGTCGTCAACCTCACCATCCCCGATTTCTGCGAGACGGAAGTATCGTCCGATCCCCGCTTCACGAACGACTACCTGTCAGCGCAGCCATGGGTGGGCTGGGGGTCCGCATTCCGTGCCGAGCTTGCCGCCAAGGGGCCCTACTTCGAGGACCTGTGA
- a CDS encoding gluconokinase, translating into MVVHIVCMGVAGTGKSTLARRLARELDGFAFAEGDDFHSAENRARMSRGEPLTDEDRAPWLAAIRDWMAEKAEAGTSTVVACSALKRRYRDVLREGGGRVFFVHIAPPDETVRERLMKRAGHFMKVDQLDNQLAVLEPLEGDEDGVVVADSHEPDRIITDILPLLTRLDRD; encoded by the coding sequence ATGGTGGTCCATATCGTGTGCATGGGAGTGGCAGGGACAGGGAAATCCACTCTAGCCCGTCGTCTTGCACGTGAATTGGACGGTTTTGCCTTCGCGGAGGGAGACGACTTCCACAGTGCGGAGAATCGAGCCCGGATGAGTCGTGGGGAACCGTTGACGGACGAGGACAGGGCACCGTGGCTGGCGGCGATCAGAGACTGGATGGCAGAGAAGGCTGAAGCCGGCACATCCACCGTCGTCGCCTGCTCCGCCCTGAAACGCCGCTACCGCGATGTTCTGCGGGAGGGGGGTGGCCGTGTCTTCTTCGTCCATATCGCCCCACCCGACGAAACCGTACGCGAACGTCTCATGAAGCGAGCAGGGCACTTCATGAAGGTCGATCAGCTCGACAACCAGCTGGCCGTACTCGAGCCGCTCGAGGGTGACGAGGACGGTGTCGTCGTTGCCGACAGTCACGAACCGGACAGGATCATCACTGACATCCTGCCGCTGCTTACGAGGCTCGACCGAGATTAA